Proteins from a single region of Caloramator sp. E03:
- a CDS encoding ABC transporter ATP-binding protein, whose protein sequence is MLKVKDLNVHYGVIHAIKGISFEVKKKEIVTLIGANGAGKTTTLRAISGLEPVSSGSIMYKDTIITNLNPSKIVSMGLIQCPEGRRVFPSMTVMENLEMGAYLRKDKNVKKDYELVYELFPRLKERRNQIAGTLSGGEQQMLAIGRALMSNPDLLLLDEPSMGLSPLLVKEIFKIIKEINKEGRTILLVEQNAHIALSIANRAYVLETGTISLEGDAKEILQNEDVKKAYLGE, encoded by the coding sequence ATGCTGAAAGTTAAGGACTTAAATGTGCACTATGGAGTTATTCATGCAATAAAAGGAATAAGCTTTGAAGTTAAAAAAAAGGAGATTGTAACTTTAATTGGTGCAAATGGTGCTGGTAAGACAACAACTTTAAGAGCAATCTCTGGCTTAGAGCCTGTTTCTTCTGGTTCTATAATGTATAAAGATACAATTATTACAAACCTTAATCCTTCGAAAATAGTATCTATGGGGTTAATACAATGCCCTGAAGGTAGAAGAGTTTTTCCTTCAATGACAGTAATGGAGAATCTTGAAATGGGTGCATATTTGAGAAAAGATAAAAATGTTAAAAAAGATTATGAACTTGTTTACGAATTATTTCCAAGACTAAAGGAAAGAAGAAATCAAATTGCAGGTACGCTATCAGGTGGAGAACAGCAGATGCTTGCAATTGGAAGAGCACTTATGTCAAATCCAGATCTGTTACTTTTAGATGAACCATCTATGGGGCTTTCGCCACTCCTTGTAAAAGAAATATTTAAAATAATAAAAGAAATAAATAAAGAAGGAAGAACTATACTTCTTGTTGAACAAAATGCACATATAGCCTTGTCAATTGCAAATAGGGCTTATGTTCTTGAAACAGGGACAATAAGCTTGGAAGGAGATGCCAAAGAGATACTCCAAAATGAAGATGTAAAAAAAGCGTATCTTGGAGAATAA
- a CDS encoding ABC transporter ATP-binding protein — MKLLTVEDLTIYFGGLKAVSEFKLSLEEGEIHGLIGPNGSGKTTVFNMLTGVYRPTAGKIKVQGKDIVGLLPNEITKIGLARTFQNIRLFKELTVLDNVKIAYNFKAKNGIISSVLRLPSFNREENEITEKAMELLKIFKLDKYAENLAKNLPYGKQRRLEIARALATSPKLLLLDEPAAGMNPQETMELLDTVKFVKERFNLSILLIEHDMKFVMNLCENITVLDHGQIIAEGKPEEIKKNPSVIEAYIGEEVAS, encoded by the coding sequence ATGAAATTGCTAACAGTTGAAGATTTAACAATTTACTTTGGAGGATTAAAAGCTGTATCTGAGTTTAAACTTTCCCTTGAAGAAGGAGAAATACACGGTCTTATTGGGCCAAATGGTTCTGGGAAAACAACTGTTTTTAACATGCTCACAGGTGTATATAGACCAACCGCTGGAAAAATAAAAGTTCAAGGAAAAGATATAGTTGGGCTACTGCCAAATGAGATCACTAAAATAGGTTTAGCAAGGACTTTTCAAAATATAAGGCTTTTTAAAGAGTTAACAGTTCTTGATAATGTTAAAATAGCATATAATTTTAAAGCAAAAAATGGTATTATATCAAGTGTTTTAAGATTACCTTCATTTAATAGAGAAGAAAATGAAATAACTGAAAAAGCAATGGAACTTTTGAAGATATTTAAACTTGATAAGTATGCTGAAAATTTAGCTAAAAATCTGCCCTACGGCAAACAAAGAAGGCTTGAAATAGCAAGGGCTTTAGCTACAAGCCCTAAACTTCTTCTTTTGGATGAGCCTGCGGCAGGGATGAATCCTCAGGAGACTATGGAATTGCTTGATACGGTTAAATTTGTTAAAGAAAGGTTTAATCTTTCAATACTTCTTATAGAGCATGATATGAAGTTTGTTATGAATCTTTGTGAAAATATAACTGTTCTTGACCATGGGCAGATTATAGCAGAAGGGAAGCCGGAGGAAATTAAGAAAAATCCAAGCGTCATAGAAGCGTATATAGGCGAGGAGGTTGCATCATAA
- a CDS encoding branched-chain amino acid ABC transporter permease, translated as MSEKYKYLIILVASVIVYSIIQLLIYFGILNDYYVQIIIFIGINIILAVSLNLVLGITGQFSLGHAGFMSVGGYLSAIISIKLGLPFPIALIIGGIGAAIIGLVIGFPILRLKGDYLGITTLGFGEIIRVIFVNIDYVGGARGLMAIPKKTTFTATYIATIITVLVIVNIIRSTHGRALKAVREDEIAAQSMGIDISKYKLTAFVIASFFAGIAGGLYAHFLMYINPQSFGFLKSIDIVMMVVIGGMGNLFGSIIAATGITTILELLRELQDYRMIIFPIILILTMLYKPSGLLGSRDLSISRLYNKITRIFMKGGKVKDEIANS; from the coding sequence TTGAGCGAAAAATATAAGTATCTAATAATTTTAGTTGCATCAGTAATTGTTTATTCTATTATACAACTTCTTATTTATTTTGGAATATTAAATGATTATTATGTTCAGATAATCATTTTTATTGGAATAAATATAATACTTGCTGTAAGCTTAAATCTTGTTCTTGGAATAACAGGTCAGTTTTCACTTGGTCATGCAGGGTTTATGTCAGTTGGAGGATATTTGTCTGCTATAATATCAATTAAATTAGGATTACCATTTCCAATTGCATTAATAATTGGTGGAATTGGAGCGGCAATTATAGGACTTGTTATAGGATTTCCAATATTAAGATTAAAAGGGGATTATCTTGGTATTACAACACTTGGTTTCGGTGAAATAATAAGAGTTATTTTTGTAAATATTGATTATGTAGGTGGAGCAAGAGGATTGATGGCTATACCTAAAAAAACTACCTTTACAGCAACCTATATAGCAACTATTATAACTGTTTTGGTTATTGTAAATATTATACGCTCTACACACGGAAGAGCATTAAAGGCAGTTCGTGAAGATGAAATTGCTGCTCAATCAATGGGAATTGATATTTCAAAATATAAACTTACTGCATTTGTAATAGCTTCTTTTTTTGCAGGAATTGCAGGAGGGCTTTATGCACACTTTTTAATGTATATTAACCCTCAATCCTTTGGATTTTTAAAGTCAATTGATATTGTAATGATGGTTGTTATTGGAGGGATGGGGAATTTATTTGGATCGATAATAGCTGCTACAGGAATTACAACTATATTGGAATTATTAAGGGAACTGCAAGACTATAGAATGATTATATTCCCAATAATTCTTATATTGACAATGTTATATAAACCATCTGGTCTTTTAGGTTCCAGGGATTTATCTATATCTAGACTTTATAACAAGATAACAAGAATTTTTATGAAGGGAGGGAAAGTTAAAGATGAAATTGCTAACAGTTGA
- a CDS encoding branched-chain amino acid ABC transporter permease encodes MIFMQQLINGIALGSVYALIALGYTMVYGIVQLINFAHGDIYMIGAFAAYYAANMFNLSFVPTLLAAMVVCALLGMTIERLAYRPIRKAPKITALITAIGISLLLENLVRIIIGPNPKSFPGLLTSKMVTIGNLEIDSLKLVTLGVSIGLMILLTFIVHNTKVGKAMRAVSQDKDAARLMGIDIDRIISYTFGIGSALAAVGGVLVGVLYQRIDPLMGIMPGLKAFTAAVLGGIGVIPGAMAGGVLMGIAESLTKGFISTKFSDAIAFSILIIILLFRPSGLLGKKSSEKV; translated from the coding sequence ATGATATTTATGCAGCAATTAATTAATGGAATTGCCCTTGGAAGTGTCTATGCATTAATAGCTTTAGGTTATACTATGGTTTACGGTATTGTACAGCTTATAAATTTTGCCCATGGAGATATCTACATGATTGGAGCCTTTGCAGCTTATTATGCTGCAAATATGTTTAATTTATCTTTTGTACCAACATTGCTTGCTGCGATGGTTGTATGTGCTTTGCTCGGTATGACAATTGAAAGATTAGCATATAGACCGATAAGAAAAGCTCCCAAAATAACTGCTCTAATCACAGCAATAGGTATATCCTTATTACTTGAAAATCTTGTAAGAATAATAATAGGGCCTAATCCAAAAAGTTTTCCTGGCCTTTTAACATCAAAAATGGTTACTATAGGAAATTTGGAAATCGATTCACTAAAGCTTGTGACACTTGGTGTATCTATTGGGCTTATGATCTTACTTACATTTATCGTTCATAATACTAAAGTTGGGAAAGCAATGAGAGCTGTGTCCCAGGATAAGGATGCTGCAAGGCTAATGGGAATAGATATAGATAGGATAATTTCATATACTTTTGGAATTGGATCAGCACTTGCAGCAGTAGGAGGAGTATTAGTTGGAGTATTATATCAAAGGATAGACCCTTTAATGGGAATCATGCCAGGACTTAAAGCTTTTACTGCAGCAGTACTTGGAGGAATAGGAGTAATTCCTGGTGCAATGGCTGGAGGAGTGTTAATGGGTATTGCAGAATCTTTAACAAAAGGATTTATATCAACAAAATTTTCTGATGCCATAGCATTTAGCATTTTAATAATTATACTTCTTTTTAGACCTTCCGGACTTCTTGGTAAAAAGTCTAGCGAGAAAGTGTAG
- a CDS encoding ABC transporter substrate-binding protein has protein sequence MKKKLLSLLTSIIVVAFVLTSCGTKQTSNNSGTTSSSDKEGDEIKIGAVIPITGDISTFGKSTKNGIELAVEQVNSAGGINGKKIKLIVQDDENKPEQGVAVLQRLINNDKVVGVIGSVSSKVSIPMAAVATQNKIPLISGASTNPKFTSEKGNEYAFRACFIDPFQGTVIAKFATENLKAKTAAVLYDVGNDYTVGLAEYFKAAFEKSGGKVTAYESYNNGETDFSAQLTNIKKNPPDVIVLTDYYQNVGLIAKQARQLGLKSVFLGGDGWDSPDLVKIGGTAVEGGYFCNHYSKDDTSPEVVKFINDYKAKYNEVPDALAALGYDAANMMFEAIKKAGSTDGEKIAEALKKIDLKAVTGEIKLDENRNPIKPAVMLKIENGKQVFVGKVNP, from the coding sequence ATGAAAAAGAAATTACTATCTTTATTAACATCTATAATAGTTGTTGCTTTTGTATTAACATCTTGTGGTACTAAACAGACATCAAACAATAGCGGTACAACCAGTAGCAGCGATAAGGAAGGAGATGAAATAAAAATAGGAGCAGTAATTCCTATTACTGGAGACATATCTACCTTTGGAAAATCAACTAAGAATGGTATTGAACTTGCAGTTGAACAGGTTAACAGTGCGGGAGGAATAAACGGAAAGAAGATTAAATTGATTGTTCAGGATGATGAGAACAAACCAGAGCAAGGTGTTGCGGTTCTTCAAAGGCTGATAAATAACGATAAGGTTGTAGGAGTTATAGGTTCTGTTTCCAGTAAGGTATCAATACCTATGGCAGCAGTAGCAACCCAAAATAAGATTCCATTGATTTCAGGAGCATCAACAAACCCCAAATTTACATCAGAAAAAGGTAATGAATATGCCTTTAGAGCATGTTTTATAGATCCATTCCAAGGAACAGTTATAGCAAAATTTGCAACAGAAAATTTAAAAGCTAAAACAGCAGCTGTATTGTATGATGTTGGAAATGACTATACTGTAGGTCTTGCAGAATATTTCAAGGCAGCATTTGAAAAATCTGGTGGTAAAGTAACAGCTTATGAAAGTTATAACAATGGAGAAACCGATTTTAGTGCTCAGCTTACAAATATAAAGAAAAATCCTCCTGACGTAATTGTTTTAACGGACTATTATCAGAACGTAGGTCTTATTGCAAAACAGGCAAGACAGCTTGGACTTAAGTCTGTATTCCTTGGAGGTGACGGCTGGGATTCACCTGATTTAGTGAAGATTGGAGGAACAGCAGTAGAAGGAGGATATTTCTGTAACCATTATTCCAAGGATGATACTTCACCTGAAGTAGTAAAATTTATAAATGATTATAAGGCTAAGTATAATGAGGTTCCAGATGCACTTGCAGCATTAGGATATGATGCAGCTAATATGATGTTTGAAGCAATAAAGAAAGCGGGAAGCACAGATGGAGAAAAAATTGCTGAAGCATTGAAAAAAATAGATCTTAAAGCTGTAACTGGTGAGATTAAACTTGATGAAAATAGAAATCCAATAAAGCCAGCAGTTATGCTAAAGATTGAAAACGGGAAACAAGTATTTGTTGGAAAGGTAAATCCATAA
- a CDS encoding Na+/H+ antiporter NhaC family protein: MGKDFTKANGKALIPFIIFILIYLGSGIILQQKGVELAFYQLPAPVAAFVGIIFAFIILNGTIDEKFDTFIKGCGNPNIIIMCIIYLLAGAFAVVSKSIGGVDSTVNLGLTYIPANYIVAGLFIITCFISLSTGTSVGSIVAVGPIAVGLAQKAGLSLPLTLASVLGGAMFGDNLSVISDTTIAATRTQGCEMRDKFRLNLLIALPAAIITFILLLIFGRPETLPYMQTYEFNIIKVLPYIFVLVMSISGINVFIVLTAGIVLSGVIGLYYGNLTILTLCQQIFEGFKGMIDIFLLSMLTGGLAEMISKDGGIQYLLTKIQKFMKGRKSAEIGIAALVSLTDAAVANNTVAIIINGEIAKKVSSKFKVDPRRTASLLDIFSCIMQGIIPYGAQMLILLSFAKGAVSPFQVIPLAWYIHILFISTIISIFIPFADGIIRKNPINEN; encoded by the coding sequence ATGGGAAAAGATTTTACAAAAGCAAATGGTAAGGCGTTAATACCTTTTATAATTTTTATTCTTATTTATTTAGGTAGTGGTATAATCCTTCAGCAAAAAGGAGTAGAGCTTGCATTTTATCAACTTCCTGCACCAGTTGCAGCTTTTGTTGGAATAATATTTGCATTTATCATTTTAAATGGAACTATAGATGAAAAATTTGATACTTTTATAAAAGGATGTGGAAATCCTAACATTATAATTATGTGTATAATATATTTATTAGCAGGTGCCTTTGCAGTTGTATCAAAATCAATAGGAGGGGTTGATTCAACTGTTAATCTTGGCTTAACTTATATACCAGCAAATTATATTGTAGCAGGATTATTTATAATTACTTGTTTTATATCTTTATCAACTGGAACTTCTGTTGGCTCTATAGTCGCTGTTGGGCCTATTGCAGTAGGTTTAGCTCAAAAGGCAGGGCTATCATTACCGCTTACTTTAGCATCAGTGCTTGGTGGTGCTATGTTTGGAGATAATCTATCAGTAATATCAGATACTACAATAGCTGCTACCAGAACCCAAGGATGTGAAATGAGGGATAAGTTTAGATTAAATCTTTTAATTGCTCTTCCTGCTGCGATAATAACATTTATCCTTCTTCTTATATTTGGAAGACCAGAAACTCTTCCTTATATGCAGACTTATGAATTTAATATCATAAAAGTATTACCATATATATTCGTGCTTGTAATGTCCATATCTGGAATAAACGTTTTTATTGTTCTTACAGCAGGAATTGTTTTATCAGGGGTTATAGGATTATACTATGGAAATTTAACAATTTTAACATTATGCCAGCAGATTTTTGAAGGTTTTAAGGGAATGATAGATATATTTTTATTATCTATGCTAACTGGAGGCCTTGCGGAGATGATTTCAAAAGATGGAGGAATACAGTACTTATTAACTAAAATACAAAAATTTATGAAGGGAAGAAAATCTGCTGAGATAGGAATAGCAGCCCTTGTATCTTTAACAGATGCTGCTGTTGCAAATAATACAGTTGCAATTATAATAAATGGAGAAATAGCTAAAAAAGTCAGCAGTAAATTCAAAGTAGATCCTAGAAGGACTGCATCGCTATTGGATATTTTTTCGTGTATAATGCAGGGAATAATACCTTATGGTGCACAAATGCTTATACTCCTTAGTTTTGCAAAAGGAGCAGTATCTCCCTTTCAAGTGATTCCATTAGCATGGTATATTCATATACTCTTTATTTCAACTATAATATCAATATTTATTCCTTTTGCTGATGGAATAATAAGAAAAAATCCGATAAATGAAAATTAA
- a CDS encoding DUF975 family protein yields the protein MWTRAEIKQRAKNVLKLNYWQALLVSVIIAIFGAGNRGRGGRVFGNIEVDNPNIFAVVLLISIIFIILRIFVGYLIEVGGRKYFIKSAQGDINFSYLGFAFKEGYLNIVGTMLYKAVLIFLWTLLLIIPGIVKSYAYRMVPYILADNPNIGYKRAIELSNDMTKGEKFDIFVLDLSFIGWYLLGTLALIIGIIFVMPYEDATNAELYLTLRQKALDNGLCTYEELNLTHSAFYN from the coding sequence ATGTGGACAAGAGCAGAGATAAAACAGAGAGCTAAAAATGTATTAAAATTAAATTATTGGCAGGCATTATTGGTTAGCGTAATTATTGCTATATTTGGTGCTGGAAATAGAGGAAGAGGAGGAAGGGTTTTTGGTAATATAGAAGTAGATAATCCAAATATTTTTGCTGTTGTTTTACTTATTAGTATTATTTTTATTATACTAAGGATTTTTGTTGGATATCTTATTGAAGTTGGAGGAAGAAAATACTTTATAAAGTCAGCACAGGGAGATATTAATTTTAGTTATTTAGGGTTTGCTTTTAAAGAAGGATACTTAAATATTGTCGGGACTATGCTATATAAGGCTGTTTTAATATTTTTATGGACGCTACTTTTAATTATACCTGGAATAGTAAAATCTTATGCTTATAGAATGGTACCTTATATACTTGCAGACAATCCTAATATTGGATATAAGAGAGCAATAGAGCTTAGCAACGATATGACAAAGGGAGAAAAATTTGATATATTTGTATTGGATTTATCATTCATAGGATGGTATTTACTTGGAACGCTTGCACTTATCATAGGAATTATATTTGTTATGCCTTATGAGGATGCAACAAATGCAGAGCTTTATTTAACTTTAAGACAAAAGGCTTTAGATAATGGTCTTTGTACTTATGAAGAATTAAACCTTACTCATTCGGCATTTTATAATTGA
- a CDS encoding metal-sensing transcriptional repressor, with protein sequence MNAEKEKAMQHLKTARGQIDGILKMIDDGRYCVDISNQIIAVQSLLKKANMLILKQHLNHCVKAAFISNSGEEKIDEVMDILEKLIGR encoded by the coding sequence ATGAACGCTGAAAAAGAAAAAGCAATGCAACACCTTAAAACAGCTCGTGGGCAAATAGACGGGATATTAAAAATGATTGATGATGGTAGATATTGTGTTGATATTTCAAATCAAATAATAGCTGTACAGTCCCTTTTAAAAAAAGCTAACATGCTGATTTTAAAGCAGCATTTAAATCACTGTGTAAAAGCAGCATTCATAAGTAATTCTGGCGAAGAAAAAATTGATGAAGTAATGGACATACTTGAAAAACTAATTGGAAGGTAG